The Acidimicrobiales bacterium sequence AGATCCTCGCGATCGGCGCCCGCCAGCAGATCCAGACCGGCGAGGTCGACAACCGGGCGCTGACCCCGCAGGGCGGCACCATCACCTTCCTGGTGCCGAACGAGGCCGCCCAGCTGCTCGCCTCGGTCGCTCCCGGCGACGTCTACCTCACGCTGCTTCCCGAGGACTACGAGGTCGAGGCGCTGCCGGCGCTCACGGCCGCCCTCATGTCGAACGCCACCCCCGCCGAGCTCTCGGACTGTGCGACCCCGTACGGCCCCGACGGCTTCATCGAGGGTGACGCCACCACCGTCAGCGAAGGCGTGGATCTGACCAGCAACTACGTGCTCGGTCACTGCGTCCCGATCTGGCTCGAAGAGGGAGAGTGAACCAGATGTCGAGCTTCTTCACCGACGACACCAGCGCCGAGGACATGGACCTCGGTGGTGAGGGCGAATCGTTGGTCCCTGACTCCGCTGCTCCGGCAGACGGCTTCTCGGGCTCGACTTCCGCTCCTTCCGTCAACCTGGTCGTCATCGACCCGGACGACGTCGCCCGCAACCGGCTGGTCGAACAGCTGGGGAACGACGTCAGCAGCTTCCCCGTCGTCGAGGATCTCGTTCCGTACCTGAACGGTGAGCCCATCGTGATCGTGCTCGGTCCGAGCTGTGCCGTCGACGGCACGCTCAACTCGGTCGAGCGCGTCATCCAGGCCCATCGTGAGCTCGGTGCGATCCTCGTCGCCGAGGAGCTGACCACCAACCTCCTCCAGCAGGCCCTGCGCTCCGGCGTCAAGGACGTGTTGGCATCGCCCGCCGACGTCACCCAGTTGCACGAGGCCATCGGCCGAGTCAGCTCCTCGATGTCGTCGTCGCCCTCGGCCCCCACCGCCGGTGAGGAACTCTTCGAGGACGACGGAGAACAGGGTCAGGTCATCACGGTCTTCTCGACCAAGGGTGGCGCCGGCAAGTCGATGATCGCGACGAACCTCGGCGTGACGCTCGCCCAGCGCAGCGACAAGCCGGTCTGCCTGGTCGACGCGGACCTCCAGTTCGGTGACATCGCCGTCATGCTGAAGCTCTCGCCCCAGCACACCATCGTGGACGCGGTCAGTTCGCTCGATCGCCTCGATGCGAGCCTGCTGCAGAACCTGCTCGTGACCCACGAGTCGTCCGGCCTGCTCATCCTCCCGGCCCCGCTCGAGCCCGCCTTC is a genomic window containing:
- a CDS encoding P-loop NTPase; translated protein: MSSFFTDDTSAEDMDLGGEGESLVPDSAAPADGFSGSTSAPSVNLVVIDPDDVARNRLVEQLGNDVSSFPVVEDLVPYLNGEPIVIVLGPSCAVDGTLNSVERVIQAHRELGAILVAEELTTNLLQQALRSGVKDVLASPADVTQLHEAIGRVSSSMSSSPSAPTAGEELFEDDGEQGQVITVFSTKGGAGKSMIATNLGVTLAQRSDKPVCLVDADLQFGDIAVMLKLSPQHTIVDAVSSLDRLDASLLQNLLVTHESSGLLILPAPLEPAFADQIGATEMMQIVEVLRRFCSHVIVDTPAYFNDVVLGMIEISDEVMLVAGMDIPNIKNVKIGLQTLRLLNTPMEKLHLILNRANSKVKLDVTEVERTLQVSADILIPSDIVVPQSVNRGVPVVQSSPRSGVAKSLEELASMFLPANAGKGRKK